A genomic window from Osmia bicornis bicornis chromosome 4, iOsmBic2.1, whole genome shotgun sequence includes:
- the LOC114879733 gene encoding peroxidasin isoform X2: MLLDLGRRTNISMEKYHQAEQAILSSHTHLNHGSPSWFLGASHEMTEHAQNLSRKALRIETMAVMLVEALNMSSKEASSVLPSVAAISCSGSPTFLQLMNSCKNVDPRYRTHTGKCNNALHPTWGASMEAYVRFLPAEYVDGVSLPRIDLPSAREVSSRVHSGGSDLKHPYLMALTALFGQFLVHDLAHTPKMELPDGAKLKCCDVDYEHFHPECFPIRADNAVGCMEYSRSAPHPGNSLQGCKLGPRQQINQATSYLDLSPVYGSSEEVAKVLRSGKGGLLNTQRKNLPMPSTKYESCRSVNKAFPCFLSGDSRVNENPGLTLMHVLFLREHNRVATELGQLNPHWDDERLYQEARRIVIAEMEHITYNEFLPVVLGETTLDKYQLRLTNRGYFRGYDTRTDATLSNSVASAGLFFIATLTPKTLDLVDSRSALKSGERSLLSAFYAPQEFYEAGAIDRLIVGATAGHSRKPLPPGLNEILLERYFHDGKSNDIAVDYAAQIIQQGRDHGLPSYVRWRSFCNLSPINNFDDLRGLMAKDTINRLRRVYRNTEDIDLVTGALSEAPLPNSVLGPTFLCLLGRTFRNLRLGDRYWYENANSPGSFTLSQLEEIRKIKMAQILCYNGERLHWIQPRAFLLRDRFLNEMTNCTIHTSQSPNFAAWKEQNTS; encoded by the exons AGCGGAACAAGCGATTCTCAGTTCTCACACCCATCTGAATCACGGTTCACCGTCATGGTTCCTAGGTGCCTCGCACGAGATGACCGAACACGCTCAAAATCTGTCGAGGAAGGCATTGCGTATCGAAACAATGGCGGTGATGTTGGTGGAGGCTTTGAACATGTCCTCCAAGGAGGCATCATCAGTATTACCTTCGGTGGCTGCCATCAGTTGTTCCGGTTCGCCGACATTTTTGCAACTGATGAACAGCTGCAAGAATGTAGATCCTCGTTACAGAACGCACACCGGAAAATGTAATAATGCTTTACATCCGACCTGGGGTGCCTCTATGGAAGCTTACGTGAGATTCTTACCAGCCGAATACGTGGACGGTGTTTCTCTACCTCGGATAGATTTGCCCAGCGCCAGGGAGGTGTCTTCGAGGGTACACTCCGGAGGATCGGATCTTAAACATCCATATTTAATGGCGCTGACCGCCTTATTTGGACAGTTTCTTGTCCACGATCTAGCGCACACGCCCAAGATGGAATTACCCGACGGAGCGAAGTTGAAATGTTGCGATGTCGATTACGAACATTTCCATCCGGAATGCTTTCCAATCCGAGCTGATAATGCTGTTGGATgcatggaatattccagatcGGCACCGCACCCAGGAAACTCCTTACAA GGTTGCAAATTGGGTCCCCGACAACAAATCAACCAAGCAACGTCGTACTTAGACCTTTCCCCGGTTTATGGGAGTTCGGAGGAGGTAGCAAAAGTGCTACGATCCGGCAAGGGTGGTTTACTTAATACGCAAAGGAAGAACTTGCCCATGCCCTCGACCAAGTACGAAAGTTGCAGAAGCGTGAACAAAGCTTTCCCGTGTTTTCTTAGCGGGGATTCCCGGGTAAACGAGAATCCCGGTCTCACTCTAATGCACGTACTTTTTCTACGTGAACATAACCGAGTGGCAACAGAGCTGGGACAACTGAATCCTCACTGGGACGACGAGAGACTCTACCAGGAAGCAAGAAGGATCGTTATCGCGGAAATGGAGCATATAACTTATAACGAGTTTCTGCCCGTTGTTCTCGGCGAAACAACTCTCGACAA GTACCAGTTACGTTTAACAAACCGAGGGTATTTTCGAGGATACGATACCCGAACGGATGCGACACTCTCAAACTCAGTCGCCTCCGCTGGGCTCTTCTTCATTGCCACGTTGACCCCAAAAACTCTCGACCTAGTTGACTCGCGATCGGCGTTAAAGTCTGGAGAAAGGTCTTTACTATCGGCCTTCTACGCTCCCCAAGAGTTCTATGAAGCTGGTGCTATTGATCGTTTGATCGTTGGTGCTACAG CTGGACATTCTAGGAAGCCATTACCACCGGGACTGAATGAAATCCTTTTGGAACGATATTTCCACGATGGAAAGAGCAACGATATTGCGGTGGATTATGCTGCTCAAATCATACAACAAGGAAGGGATCACGGTTTACCATCTTATGTCAGATGGCGATCTTTCTGTAATTTATCGCCTATCAATAATTTCGACGATCTTAGAGGGTTAATGGCCAAGGATACCATAAATAGACTTCGAAGAGTTTACCG AAATACAGAAGATATAGATTTAGTAACAGGGGCACTTTCCGAAGCACCTTTGCCTAATTCTGTTTTGGGACCAACGTTCCTTTGCTTATTAGGTCGTACTTTTCGAAATCTTCGTTTGG GCGATAGATATTGGTACGAAAATGCGAATAGTCCAGGATCATTCACGCTGAGTCAATTAGAAGAaattaggaaaattaaaatggCACAGATCTTGTGTTACAATGGCGAAAGATTACACTGGATACAGCCTAGAGCATTTCTTCTCAGAGATCGTTTTTT AAATGAAATGACAAATTGCACGATACACACGAGTCAATCACCGAATTTTGCAGCTTGGAAAGAACAGAATACGTCctga
- the LOC114879733 gene encoding peroxidasin isoform X1, which yields MKRRPINGTFAFLSRLLALFVLVESTILPSNMLLDLGRRTNISMEKYHQAEQAILSSHTHLNHGSPSWFLGASHEMTEHAQNLSRKALRIETMAVMLVEALNMSSKEASSVLPSVAAISCSGSPTFLQLMNSCKNVDPRYRTHTGKCNNALHPTWGASMEAYVRFLPAEYVDGVSLPRIDLPSAREVSSRVHSGGSDLKHPYLMALTALFGQFLVHDLAHTPKMELPDGAKLKCCDVDYEHFHPECFPIRADNAVGCMEYSRSAPHPGNSLQGCKLGPRQQINQATSYLDLSPVYGSSEEVAKVLRSGKGGLLNTQRKNLPMPSTKYESCRSVNKAFPCFLSGDSRVNENPGLTLMHVLFLREHNRVATELGQLNPHWDDERLYQEARRIVIAEMEHITYNEFLPVVLGETTLDKYQLRLTNRGYFRGYDTRTDATLSNSVASAGLFFIATLTPKTLDLVDSRSALKSGERSLLSAFYAPQEFYEAGAIDRLIVGATAGHSRKPLPPGLNEILLERYFHDGKSNDIAVDYAAQIIQQGRDHGLPSYVRWRSFCNLSPINNFDDLRGLMAKDTINRLRRVYRNTEDIDLVTGALSEAPLPNSVLGPTFLCLLGRTFRNLRLGDRYWYENANSPGSFTLSQLEEIRKIKMAQILCYNGERLHWIQPRAFLLRDRFLNEMTNCTIHTSQSPNFAAWKEQNTS from the exons AGCGGAACAAGCGATTCTCAGTTCTCACACCCATCTGAATCACGGTTCACCGTCATGGTTCCTAGGTGCCTCGCACGAGATGACCGAACACGCTCAAAATCTGTCGAGGAAGGCATTGCGTATCGAAACAATGGCGGTGATGTTGGTGGAGGCTTTGAACATGTCCTCCAAGGAGGCATCATCAGTATTACCTTCGGTGGCTGCCATCAGTTGTTCCGGTTCGCCGACATTTTTGCAACTGATGAACAGCTGCAAGAATGTAGATCCTCGTTACAGAACGCACACCGGAAAATGTAATAATGCTTTACATCCGACCTGGGGTGCCTCTATGGAAGCTTACGTGAGATTCTTACCAGCCGAATACGTGGACGGTGTTTCTCTACCTCGGATAGATTTGCCCAGCGCCAGGGAGGTGTCTTCGAGGGTACACTCCGGAGGATCGGATCTTAAACATCCATATTTAATGGCGCTGACCGCCTTATTTGGACAGTTTCTTGTCCACGATCTAGCGCACACGCCCAAGATGGAATTACCCGACGGAGCGAAGTTGAAATGTTGCGATGTCGATTACGAACATTTCCATCCGGAATGCTTTCCAATCCGAGCTGATAATGCTGTTGGATgcatggaatattccagatcGGCACCGCACCCAGGAAACTCCTTACAA GGTTGCAAATTGGGTCCCCGACAACAAATCAACCAAGCAACGTCGTACTTAGACCTTTCCCCGGTTTATGGGAGTTCGGAGGAGGTAGCAAAAGTGCTACGATCCGGCAAGGGTGGTTTACTTAATACGCAAAGGAAGAACTTGCCCATGCCCTCGACCAAGTACGAAAGTTGCAGAAGCGTGAACAAAGCTTTCCCGTGTTTTCTTAGCGGGGATTCCCGGGTAAACGAGAATCCCGGTCTCACTCTAATGCACGTACTTTTTCTACGTGAACATAACCGAGTGGCAACAGAGCTGGGACAACTGAATCCTCACTGGGACGACGAGAGACTCTACCAGGAAGCAAGAAGGATCGTTATCGCGGAAATGGAGCATATAACTTATAACGAGTTTCTGCCCGTTGTTCTCGGCGAAACAACTCTCGACAA GTACCAGTTACGTTTAACAAACCGAGGGTATTTTCGAGGATACGATACCCGAACGGATGCGACACTCTCAAACTCAGTCGCCTCCGCTGGGCTCTTCTTCATTGCCACGTTGACCCCAAAAACTCTCGACCTAGTTGACTCGCGATCGGCGTTAAAGTCTGGAGAAAGGTCTTTACTATCGGCCTTCTACGCTCCCCAAGAGTTCTATGAAGCTGGTGCTATTGATCGTTTGATCGTTGGTGCTACAG CTGGACATTCTAGGAAGCCATTACCACCGGGACTGAATGAAATCCTTTTGGAACGATATTTCCACGATGGAAAGAGCAACGATATTGCGGTGGATTATGCTGCTCAAATCATACAACAAGGAAGGGATCACGGTTTACCATCTTATGTCAGATGGCGATCTTTCTGTAATTTATCGCCTATCAATAATTTCGACGATCTTAGAGGGTTAATGGCCAAGGATACCATAAATAGACTTCGAAGAGTTTACCG AAATACAGAAGATATAGATTTAGTAACAGGGGCACTTTCCGAAGCACCTTTGCCTAATTCTGTTTTGGGACCAACGTTCCTTTGCTTATTAGGTCGTACTTTTCGAAATCTTCGTTTGG GCGATAGATATTGGTACGAAAATGCGAATAGTCCAGGATCATTCACGCTGAGTCAATTAGAAGAaattaggaaaattaaaatggCACAGATCTTGTGTTACAATGGCGAAAGATTACACTGGATACAGCCTAGAGCATTTCTTCTCAGAGATCGTTTTTT AAATGAAATGACAAATTGCACGATACACACGAGTCAATCACCGAATTTTGCAGCTTGGAAAGAACAGAATACGTCctga